One Acidimicrobiia bacterium genomic window, ACCGCCGACGAGGTGGAGGGAGCTCGCGATCCGAGCCTCCCTGAGGGCTTTGAAGCCGAGTTCGACGAGATTCGTCTCAGGCTCGCCAACGGTGAGAGCGTCGACAATCTCGAGACGAGGCGCCGGCGCCGTGACGGCCGTGACGTCGACGTCCTGCTTTCCGCGGCACCCATCGTCGACGAGTCTGGTCGGTCCGCGGCATGGGTCGCGTTGATGGCCGACATCACGGAGCGCAAGAAGGCCGAGGAGGCTGTGCGCGTTGCGGATCAACGGTTCCGCTCACTCGTCCAGAACGCCTCCGACGTCATCACGATCGTCGACGCGGATGCTCGCGTGCTGTTCACAACGACCTCGAAGGACAACAGCTTCGGGTACGACCCCGATGAGATGATCGGGTCGGACATCCACGAGTTGGTCCATCCCGACGATCGAGCCTGGGTTCGCCAGGCATTCGAGAACCGTCTCCGCGAGGGTGGTATCGGCCCCGGCACTCAGCACCGTCTGCTGAGTGCCAGCGGTGAATGGGTCGACATCGAATCGGTCGCGGTCAACCTGCTCGACGATCCGGCAATCGGCGGAATCGTTCTCACGACGCGCGACGTCAGCGATCGCAAGAGGGCCGAGGAGCGACTACGCCAGAGCGAAGAGCGCCTGAGGACCCTCGTGGCGAACGTGTCCGACCTGATCACGGTCGTGGACCGGGTCGGCAACGTGCTCTTCACGTCGGAGACCGACGCCATGGACCTTGGCTACGAACCCGACGAGTCAGTCGGAATGAACATCTTCGACCTCTTGCATCCCGACGACCGGGAACGAGCCGAAGCCGCCTTTGTGCAGCAGATCGGAGCGGAGGGACACGGCCCACCCAACGAGTACCGCATCCGCCGGAAGGACGGCAGCTACCTCGACGTGGAGACCATAGGGCTGAATCTCCTCGACGACCCGTCCATCGGTGGCGTCGTGTTCACGACCCGCGACATCAGCGAGCGCAAGCGGGCCGCGGAGAGTCTCCGACAGAGTGAGGAGCGGTTCAAGGCGCTGGTTCAGAACACGAGCGACGCCATCGCTGTGATCGCATCCAACGGCGACCTTCTCTACGCCAGTCCGAGTACCCGTGAGCTCGTCGGTGACACGACCAGCGCCCCGGAGGTCATGGCGCTGCTCCATCCCGATGACGTCGACCGCGTCGTCGCTGAGTTCACGGCGCTTCGGAGGGAGGGAAAGTTCCGCTCGCTGCAGTTCCGGCTCCGGACACCCGCCGGCTCGACGCGTGTTGTCGAGATGATGGCGGAGGACCACAGTGACGATCCCGCCATCGGTGGTGTCGTCACGACGACCCGCGACATCACCGAGCGGGAGGAGTCCGAGCAGGCGCTGCGCGACAGCGAGGCCCGGTACCGCGCGATCGTCGAGGACCAGGCCGAGCTCATCTGCCGCTGGACCGAGGCGGGCGAGATCACGTTCGCCAACTTGGCCTTCGCCCGGGCGCTCGGAACGGTTCCCGAGAGGCTCATCGGGCGCAACATCTTCGACCTGGCGCCGGGCGACGCCAAGCTCGCGCTGCGGCGCGGGATACAACTCACGGTTCCGGGTCAGACGAGGACCGAGGAGGCTCCGCTCGACATACCCGGCATGTCGCGGCGGTGGGCCCACTGGACGTTGCGGGCCATCAGTGGCCACGCCACCGACGACGAAGGTCACGAGTACCAGGTGGTCGGTCTCGATGTCACCGAGCGCCGCAAGGCCGAGCACTCGGCCGAGCAGCAGTCGAGGATCCTGGAGATGATCGCCCGGGGAAACGACAAGTCAGAGGTCTTCGAGGAGCTGTGCCGGATGCTCGAGGCGGGCATCCCAGACGCGCGGGCGGCGGTGTTCCTCTTCGACGCTGACGTGTCGGAGGTTCAGGAGTTCGTGGCGCCGAGCGTGCCGGAGGAGTACATCCGATTCATACGAGCCGACTTCCAACGCCTCATCACTGATGAGGTACGTGAGCTCTTCCGCGTCATGGAGATCGTCGCTTCGCGTGACTTCGCACGGGTGGCGACCGCAGACACGATCGATTCGGCCCGTGCAGCGGGCATCTTCTCCACCTGGGCGGTCCCGGTGCGCTCAGCCCAGGATGGGGAGCTCCTGGGCACAGTCGCCGTGTTCGACTCCCGGCAGCGCGACCGGAGTGAGAGCGACGAACGTGTCGCGTTGACCGTGGCCAACCTGGTGGCCATCGCAGAGGAACGGGCCCATGCGGAGGCCGAGTTGAGTCACCAGGCTCTCCACGACCCGCTCACCGGGCTTCCCAACCGCGCGCTGTTCATGGACCGGCTCAACCAGTCGCTGGCGAGGTCGCGCCGGGCACGTACCTCGAGTGCCGTGCTGTTCCTCGACCTCGACCGTTTCAAGACGATCAACGACAGCCTGGGGCACGAGACCGGCGACCAGCTGCTCGTCGCCGTGGCCCGTCGCCTGGAGGCCGTCCTCCGTCCCGGTGACACGGTGGCGCGCTTCGGCGGTGACGAGTTCACGATCCTGTGCGACGAGCTGGTCGACCAGCGCGGTGAGGCACTCGAGATCGCCGAGCGGCTGCTCGACGCCATCGTCCGGCCGTTCCCGCTCAGCGGCAACGAGGAGGCGTACCTCACCGCGAGCATCGGGGTTTCCCTCGCCCGTGCCGACGACCGCCCGGGGAGCGTTCTACGGGATGCCGATGCTGCCATGTACCGCGCCAAGGAGGAGGGCAAGGCACGTCACGTCGTGTTCGACGACGCCATGAGGGCGAGCGCGGTGGCGCGCCTCGAGACGGAGACGGCGCTCCACCGGGCCATCGAGCGCGAGGAGTTCGAGATCTTCTACCAGCCCATCGTCTCCCTTCGCGACGCCCGCTGCGCAGGGGCCGAGGCGCTCGTACGCTGGCACCATCCCGAGCGGGGCCTCGTGTCCCCGGTCGACTTCATCAACCTGGCGGAGGAGACCGGGCTCATCGTCCGGCTCGGTGCATGGGTTCTCGACGAGGTGTGTCGCCAGGCCGCCGTGTGGCAGGCCCAGGCGCCCGCCGACGACCCCTTCGTGGTGACGGCGAACCTCTCGGCACGTCAACTCTCGAACGCCGCGCTCGTCGACCAGGTCGCCTCGGCTCTGACCAACAGCGGTGCCGACCCGTCGCGGATCGCTCTCGAGATCACCGAGGACGTCCTCATGGACGACACGGCCGCCGCGATGCAGACGCTGTCCGAGCTCGAAGCGCTCGGCGTGGCTCTCGGTGTCGACGACTTCGGGACCGGCTACTCGTCGTTGGGCTACCTGAAGCGCCTCCCCGTCAGCCTGGTGAAGATCGACCGATCCTTCGTGGCGGGGCTCGGCCGCGACAGCGAGGACTCCGCGATCGTGACGGCTGTGGTGAGCCTTGCCGAGGCCCTCGACATGCAGGTCGTGGCGGAAGGAGTCGAGACGAGCGAGCAGCTCGCCGAGCTGCTGTCCCTCGGCTGCGACCTCGCGCAAGGCTTCTTCTTCGCCCCGCCGCAGCCGGCGGCAGACCTCGAGACCCTCGTGGGCCGTGGTCGCCGGTGGCGGCCCCCGGGATCGTCTCTCATCGAGTCGGTCGACCACCTGGCCAGCCATCGCCGTCGGTCGGCCCCGGGCTCCTGGCGAGGCACCTGAGTCGCACAGGGGTGCCTCCGGGTCTGTTCACACGCCCGTAACAGTCGGGCAGCAGCTCCGAAACAGCGCCGCGCCAGAGTCGCTCCCAACCTGAACGGGAGGTGACCATGGACCTGGACGCGGGCAACACGGCCTGGGTACTCGTCTCCACAGCACTCGTCGTGTTCATGACACCCGGGCTCGCCCTGTTCTACGGCGGCATGGTCCGGTCGAAGAACACGCTGGGCATGCTCATGCAGAACGTCTGGTGCATGGGGCTCGTGAGCATTCTCTGGGCGCTGTTCTGCTACTCGCTCGCCTTCGGCGGGTCCGGTGGGGGCGTCATCGGCAACTTCGACTTCGTGGGTCTCAAGGACATGCAGGGCGGGATGTACGACGACATCCCACTCCTCGCGTTCATGGCCTTCCAGATGACGTTCGCGATCATCACGCCCGCTCTCGTCTCGGGAGCCGTGGCCGACAGGATGCGCTTCGGTGCCTGGGCGTGGTTCGTGGGCCTCTGGGTCGTCCTCGTCTACACCCCCGTGGCCAAGTGGATCTTCGGCGGCGGATGGCTCGCCGAGCGGGGTGCTCTCGACTTCGCCGGTGGCACCGTCGTGCACATCAACGCCGGAGCCGCGGCACTCGTGGCCGTCATCATCCTCGGGAAGCGTCACGGATGGCCCAAGGAGCCGATGCTTCCCCACTCGCTGCCACTCACCCTCATCGGCACCGGGATCCTGTGGTTCGGCTGGTTCGGCTTCAACGCCGGGTCCGCTCTTGCGGCCGACGGTGTCGCCGCCCAGGCACTCGTCAACACCCATCTCGCCGCCGCCGCCGCCATGCTCGGCTGGCTGCTCTTCGAGCGGGTCCGCACCGGCCACGCCACGACCCTGGGCGCCATGTCGGGCGCCGTCGCCGGACTCGTCGCCATCACCCCGTGCGCCGGGTTCGTCGGCGGGGTCTCCCCGATCATCATCGGGTTCCTGGCCGGGGCGCTGTGCTACTTCGCTGTGAGCATCAAGTTCAGGTTCGGCTACGACGACTCGCTCGACGTCGTGGGGATCCACCTCGTCGGCGGGATCGTGGGATCGGTGCTGCTCGGTTTCTTCGCCGACGCGGCCGTGAACCCCAGGGGTGCCGACGGTGTGTTCTTCGGGAGCGGGGGCTGGGGCCTCCTCGGCGAACAGGTCCTCGCCGTGGTGGTGGTGATGGCCTTCTCGGCCGCTGTGACCGCCGTGATCCTCCTGGCGATCCGTGCTGTCCTGCCCGGAGGGATCCGCGTGAGTCCCGACGACGAGTCGCAGGGTCTCGACGTGACCCAGCACTCCGAGAACGCCTATTCGTTCAGCGAGCGTGGGTGATGGCCCGCGCAGGTAGCCTGCCCGTCGACAGGAGGGTGCTGTGAAACTCGTGGTCGGAATCGTGAAGCCGCACAAGCTCGACGACGTCAAGGAGGGCCTCAAGGAGCTCGGCGTGCACGGCATGACCGTCTCGGAGGTCCAGGGTTTCGGTCGTCAGCGTGGCCACACCGAGGTCTACCGGGGCGCCGAGTACACGATCGACTTCGTGCCGAAGGTGCGTGTGGAGGTCCTCGTCGACGACGCCGACGCCGCGTCGGTCACCCGGGCGCTCGTGGAGTCCGCCCGAACGGGCAAGATCGGGGACGGGAAGGTCTGGTCGGTGCCCGTCGACGGCGTCGTCCGGATCCGGACAGGCGAAGAGGGCTCCGACGCAGTCTGAGGCCACTCCACCCGACGCTACGGAACTCAAGGCGACGCGGAGAGGGCTCGTCGACGACGGCTCTCTCCGCGGTGTCGCGTTCGGCTGGGCCTACTCACACGCCGTCGACGACGGCTTCGCACGGCTGTTCACGGCCGCAGCGGATGCCGACGGGGGTGGCGCAGGTGTCGCAGTGGTGGCGCTCGGGTCCTACGCCCGCCGCGAGCTGTGCCCCGGCTCCGACATCGACGTGATGCTCCTGCACGAACGTCGCGGGCCCGACCTGCCCTCTGCGGATGCGCTCTGGTATCCGTTCTGGGACGCCGGCTACGACCTCGGGCACTCCACGCGCTCGGTGAGTGAGGCCGTCCAGGCCGGTGATGAGGATCTCGACTCGCTCACAGCGATGCTCGACGGCCGTCACGTCGCCGGCGATCCCGTCGTGTCGGAGCGGCTCGTCACCGACATCCGCGGGCTCGCCACGAAGCGCCGGCGGCGGGTACTCGCCGAGCTCGCCGACCGTGCGGATGCGCGCGCTCTCGACCCCGGGCCGGTCGCCGAGATGCTCGCTCCCGACCTGAAGTCGGGGTTCGGTGGTCTTCGTGACATCCAGGCGCAGCACTGGTCGGGCTGGACCCTCGGGGCGCCCGGGGGCACGGAGGCACTCGTGGCCGGTGGCTACCTCGAGGCGCACCACCCTGCACAGCTGGCGGGAGCACGCGAGCTGCTCCTCGACGTGCGTGTCGCGCTGCACCGCGTGACCGGCGGGTCGAGTGACCGCCTCGAGCTCCAGGACCAGGACGCCGTCGCCGGGCTCGTGGGAGTCGACAGCGCCGACGATCTGATCGCCGAGCTCGCCGAGGCCGCGCGTGCCGTGGTGTGGATCACGAGCGACGCCCGTGATCGGCTCGCATCCGCGCAGCGCGGGCCGCTCGGCCGGTTCGGGCGCCGAGATCGGACGGCGGCGCCGGGCGTACTCGTGCGTGACGGTCGGGTCACACTGAGCGCCGATGCCGTGGCGGACGGATCACTCGTGCTGCGCGTGGCTGAAGTCGCCGCGGAACGTGGGCTGGCCATCGACCGTGACGCCCTGCAACACCTGGAGGGGGCGTCCCCGCCCGACTGGTCCGACGACGACCGCGAGGCCTTCATCCGGATACTACGAGCGGGTCGTCCGGCCCTGAACGTGTTCGAGGCACTCGACCACTTCGGACTTCTCGTCACCCTGTTCCCCGAGTGGAACCGTGTGCGCTCGCGACCCCAGCGCAACGCGTACCACCGCTTCACGATCGACCGGCACCTTCTCGAAGCCGTCTCGGAGTGTGCCGAGCTCCTCGAGCCGGGTGCGGACGCCCACCACGTCGACCGTCGGGTCGCCGAGAATCTGCAGCGTCCCGAGCTGCTGCTCCTGGCGGCCCTGCTGCACGACATCGGCAAGGGCGGCTCGGGCGATCATTCGGAACGAGGCGCGGACATGGCCGCGGAGGTGTGCCGGCGGATCGGACTCGACATCGAGGGCACCGGTACCGTCGTCTGGCTGGTTCTCCACCACCTGCTCCTCGCCGACGTCGCGACGCGACGCGACCTCACCGAGGAGGCCACGATCGCCACCGTCGCGAACCTGGCCGGAACCGTGAACAGGCTCCGACTCCTCTACCTCCTCACGATCGGCGACTCACGTGCCACGGGGCCCTCCGCGTGGGGGCCCACCAAGGCGTCGCTCGTACGCGAGCTCTTCGTGAAGTCGGCTCTCCTCATCGTTCGCGACGAGGCCGGTAGCGGACGCGCCGGAGAGGCACGGCGTGCCCTCGCGGAGAGGATCGGGGAGGCCGACGCCACAGCGTTCCTCGATGCGATGCCGTCGAGCTACTCGCTGGCGTTCGACGCGTCCGCCATGGAACGGCACCGGGCGCTCATGGCCGGCGAGTCGGTGGCCGTCGACGTCGCGAGGGGCACCGACGGCCTTCTCGAGTTCTCGGTCGTGGCCTCCGACCGGGCGGGGCTGCTGTCGCTCGTGGCCGGCGTTCTGACCGTGTCGGGCCTCGACATCAGGGAGGCGTCGGCCTTCACGCGGTCCGACGGCGTGGCTCTGGAACTGTTTCGGGGGGCCGACCGCTTCGGGCGCTTCGAGGAGGAAAATGGTGTCGACAGGGCGCGTGATCTGCTACGCGATGCGCTCACCGGCGATGTCGATCTCGACGCTCTCGTCGTCGAGCACATGGCGCGCTACGGCAGCGGCGACGACACGGGCAGCCCGGCCCAGATCGTCATCGACCTCGAGGCCTCCGACTTCGCGACGGTGGTCGAGGTGCGCGTCCCCGACCGGATCGGGATGCTCTACGAGCTCACGTCGGCGTTGGCCGACCTCGGCCTCGACGTCACTGTGGCCAAGGTGGCCACGCTCGGCGAGGAGGTCGTCGACACGTTCTACGTCGTGGATCCCGAGATCGGGAAGTTCACGCATCCGTCGATGCTCGAACGTGTGCACGAAGTGTTGGAGCACCGCACGGCCGGCGGGACCTACGCTCACCGGCGATGACCGGAACGCACGACACCTCGCCCGGTCCGCGGTCGTCGGGTGGCGCCTTCGATGCCGTCTCGGGTGCGGATCTGCTGCGGTGGGCCGAGGCGTTGTCGGGCATCGCCCGGACCGGTCTCGGCTTCACCGAGAGCCTCTACGAGAAGGAGCGCTTCGAGGAGATCCTCCGGATCGCCGCCGACATCCGAGTCGCCGCACTCGAGGAGGCGGAGGGCGACGCCCTCTTCGAGGACTGGCTCACGACCGTGGGGGAGGGTGTCGCGGGCTACGTCACGCCGAAGGTCGCCGTGGCCGCCGTGGTCGGGAACGACGACGGCGAGATCCTTCTCACCCAGCGTGCCGACTTCCCGGTCTGGCTCTACCCGGTCGGGTGGGCCGACGTCGGCTACTCGCCCGCCGAGATCGCCGTGAAGGAGGTACGCGAGGAGACCGGGATCGAGGTGGAGGTGAAGGCGCTCATCGCCGTGTTCGACAGTCTTCGTCTCGGGTTCGGTCGGATACCGCTCTACTCCCTCGTGTTCCACTGCGACGCCATCGGCGGAGAGCTCACCGCCCACCCGTTGGAGACCCGCGACGTCGGCTTCTTCGCCCGCGACTCGCTCCCGCAGCCCCTGGCGGGCGGTGAGCACTGGCTGGACGTCGCCTTCGACGCCATCGGAGGTCACAGCCGCGCGACGGTCTTCGACCCACCGCGCACACCGCCGTGGCGCGGCGAGCCCGACGATCGATGACGCCGCCCGCTCTCGCCGCCGTGGCGTTGTGGCCGATCTCCGCCGAGCTGGTCCGTGCCCTCGACGAGCGCCTCGGGTTCCCGGTCGACAGCTATCTCAACGGGTCCCAGACCTGGCTGGCCCCCGCCGACGAGGCCGACGCGGAGCCGGTGCTGGAATGGCGCCTCCACCCCGTGGCCGGATTCCGTCAGCCGGCCGGCTGCGGGCACCACGACCTCTGGGACGCCGTCGTCGGGGAGCTGGCCTCCGGTGCGGACCCGGGCGCCCTCTCGCTGGGCGACGAGCGACGCGCCCTGTCGACCCTCTGGGACGGGCTCGAGTGCTTCGCCCCCTACGACGACGCCCCCGAGCCCGCCACGCTCGCCGCCGCGACGGGTCGGCGGCTCGGGCTCGCCCCCGAGGGCGCCGGCCTCGTCGATCACGAATCCGTCGGCGACGCCTGGGAGCAGGCACGGGGCGACGTGTCGATCATGGCGCTCCTGCGGGAGCAACTCGACACGGGCCGGTAGTCCCGGCGCTGCACCGACGCCGTGTCCGGCCTACGCTGGCCGTGAATCCGCAGCCCGAAGGGCGGTTGCGGACAACCGGCGCGACGGAGGGTGTGGGTCGGTGGGTGAGTACGACAGGCTGGAGGCGCTCGACGACAGCTTCCTTCAGCTCGAGAGCCTCGACACGCCGATGCACGTCGGTGCGCTGTCGGTGTTCGACGGTGAGTCGCTGATCGACGACTCCGGTCGTTTCCGCCTGGCCGACGCCCGCGAAACGGTCGCGTCCCGGCTGCATCTCGTCCCACGGTTCCGCAAGCGCCTCATGGAGGTCCCCCTCGGGCTCGGGCGCCCGATCTGGGTCGATGACGACCGGTTCGACGTGGCGTTCCACGTCCGCCTCACGGCGCTTCCCCGACCCGGCACGTGGGAACAGCTCGCGGCGTTGACGACGCGGGTGCAGAGCCAGCTCCTCGACAGGTCGCGTCCGCTCTGGGAGATCTGGTTCGTCGAAGGCCTCGAGGACGGCCGGATCGGGCTGATCCAGAAGACACACCACGCCATGGTCGACGGCGCGTCGGGTGTCGACGTCGCCACGGTGCTACTCGACTTCGATCCCGAGCCCGTACATCTCGACCCGCCCGAGTGGGCACCGGAAGCGGCGCCGTCCCCGGTGGGCCTTCTCGTCGACTCGCTGCGCGAGCAGATCACCGAGCCCAAAGAGCTCGTCGAAAGGGTCGGTGCGGTCGTGCGTGCCCCGGTCCGCGCGGTGGAGCAGGGTCTCGGCCTCGCCAGGTCGATCGGCACGATGATCGGTCGCGATACCGTTGCGCCCCGTACGTCGCTGAACAAAGCGGTCGGGCGCCACCGCTCGTTCGACGTCGTTCGTGTACCCCTGGCCGACGCCAAGTCCGTTCGCGAGGCCCTGGGAGGGACGGTCAACGACGTGGTCCTGGCCGCGGTCGGCGCCGGGCTCGACAGGCTGCTCGAGAGCCGCGGCGAGACCGCCGACCACGTCCGGGCGATGATCCCCGTGTCGGTTCGCTCCGACGAGGAGAACCTGCAACTCGGCAACCGCGTCTCCGCGATGTTCGTGAACCTACCCACATCCACGCCGGGCCCGGCGGAGCGGCTCGACGCCGTCCGCGAGGTGACGAGCGACCTCAAGGAGAGCCACCAGGCGGTGGGCGCCGAGTTCCTCGTGGGCCTCACCCGCTACGCCGTTCCCACGCTCCTGAACCTCGCGGCCCGGGCGGTGCAGCACCAGCCGTTCTTCAACCTCGTCGTCACGAACGTCCCCGGTCCGCAGCAACCGCTCTACATGCTGGGCGCGCGGATGCTCGAGGCGTTCCCGATCGTCCCGCTCGCGAAGAATCTCACGATCGGGATCGCCATCCTCTCCTACGACGGAGCTCTCGACATCGGTGTGTGGGCCGACAGCGACGCGGCACCCGACGTCGAGGTCCTGAGTGCCGGTATCGAGGACGGCTTCGCCGAACTGCGCAAGGTCGCGGACGAGCGCTCCCCACACCCGGCATGAGCACCGGCGGGGGCTCCCCGATCGCCGCGCGCTCACCCCGCCAGGAGCAGGAGGAGGCCTCCGACGAGATCACCGAGGTCGCGGCCGACGTGATCCGTATGCAGCTCCCTGTCTGGATGCCCGGGCTCGGCCACGTGAACATGTACGGGCTGATCGACGACCAGGGCATCGCCGTCGTCGAT contains:
- a CDS encoding P-II family nitrogen regulator — encoded protein: MKLVVGIVKPHKLDDVKEGLKELGVHGMTVSEVQGFGRQRGHTEVYRGAEYTIDFVPKVRVEVLVDDADAASVTRALVESARTGKIGDGKVWSVPVDGVVRIRTGEEGSDAV
- a CDS encoding ammonium transporter codes for the protein MDLDAGNTAWVLVSTALVVFMTPGLALFYGGMVRSKNTLGMLMQNVWCMGLVSILWALFCYSLAFGGSGGGVIGNFDFVGLKDMQGGMYDDIPLLAFMAFQMTFAIITPALVSGAVADRMRFGAWAWFVGLWVVLVYTPVAKWIFGGGWLAERGALDFAGGTVVHINAGAAALVAVIILGKRHGWPKEPMLPHSLPLTLIGTGILWFGWFGFNAGSALAADGVAAQALVNTHLAAAAAMLGWLLFERVRTGHATTLGAMSGAVAGLVAITPCAGFVGGVSPIIIGFLAGALCYFAVSIKFRFGYDDSLDVVGIHLVGGIVGSVLLGFFADAAVNPRGADGVFFGSGGWGLLGEQVLAVVVVMAFSAAVTAVILLAIRAVLPGGIRVSPDDESQGLDVTQHSENAYSFSERG
- a CDS encoding NUDIX hydrolase N-terminal domain-containing protein, producing MTGTHDTSPGPRSSGGAFDAVSGADLLRWAEALSGIARTGLGFTESLYEKERFEEILRIAADIRVAALEEAEGDALFEDWLTTVGEGVAGYVTPKVAVAAVVGNDDGEILLTQRADFPVWLYPVGWADVGYSPAEIAVKEVREETGIEVEVKALIAVFDSLRLGFGRIPLYSLVFHCDAIGGELTAHPLETRDVGFFARDSLPQPLAGGEHWLDVAFDAIGGHSRATVFDPPRTPPWRGEPDDR
- a CDS encoding PAS domain S-box protein, which encodes MADERTGSSDPDASLLESERQFRILAEALPLGVYRLDRAGRMIYANRHWCEINGTDSFGKGQGWRAGVHPDDRERVHRAARRSIANRTLMSLQHRVLRPDGSVRITASDATPIFEDDEFQGWVGTTRDITEHAEALALTDRLVAILEATPDIAGISDARGHLTFLNRAGRDFFGLGPDESLDDVPARDMVLPEVLSDLEVDAEGARDRGHGGFRIETTLVNREGGELPVSLVGVIHRDDDDVTEFVSVIARDISAIREVQEELVRREEWARILALHAADMVLVIGADGVPTYVSPSWAGTLGWTADDIAQRRVREVSEPASVAAYDAAVAKALRKPGEVVRFEARLPDTSGIQHDLEIELTNLLDDPTIHGILYNGRDVTKRRMAEREQERALGTLRSLVSSSPVSISMLDRDGVVRFWSQSSEELLGWTADEVVGVGPPGPHVPPDGVTARNRSVERILTGEVVVEDVRRRCKDGSLIDVAVHGSPIRDPDGEITAIVVVASDITDRKRAEDALRESEERFRALVAASGDLTLVVDAEGIVSYVSPSSLEFLGLREKDVIGRVLGDDQVHPDDRERVWGDMARIIDEPGASTRCAFRSRRADGEFRWLESVITNQLDNPAVRGVVTNSFDVTERVEALESLRDTNERVQRTNKTLSAIVNGSPLPIAVVAPSGVVEVWNPAAEALFGWTADEVEGARDPSLPEGFEAEFDEIRLRLANGESVDNLETRRRRRDGRDVDVLLSAAPIVDESGRSAAWVALMADITERKKAEEAVRVADQRFRSLVQNASDVITIVDADARVLFTTTSKDNSFGYDPDEMIGSDIHELVHPDDRAWVRQAFENRLREGGIGPGTQHRLLSASGEWVDIESVAVNLLDDPAIGGIVLTTRDVSDRKRAEERLRQSEERLRTLVANVSDLITVVDRVGNVLFTSETDAMDLGYEPDESVGMNIFDLLHPDDRERAEAAFVQQIGAEGHGPPNEYRIRRKDGSYLDVETIGLNLLDDPSIGGVVFTTRDISERKRAAESLRQSEERFKALVQNTSDAIAVIASNGDLLYASPSTRELVGDTTSAPEVMALLHPDDVDRVVAEFTALRREGKFRSLQFRLRTPAGSTRVVEMMAEDHSDDPAIGGVVTTTRDITEREESEQALRDSEARYRAIVEDQAELICRWTEAGEITFANLAFARALGTVPERLIGRNIFDLAPGDAKLALRRGIQLTVPGQTRTEEAPLDIPGMSRRWAHWTLRAISGHATDDEGHEYQVVGLDVTERRKAEHSAEQQSRILEMIARGNDKSEVFEELCRMLEAGIPDARAAVFLFDADVSEVQEFVAPSVPEEYIRFIRADFQRLITDEVRELFRVMEIVASRDFARVATADTIDSARAAGIFSTWAVPVRSAQDGELLGTVAVFDSRQRDRSESDERVALTVANLVAIAEERAHAEAELSHQALHDPLTGLPNRALFMDRLNQSLARSRRARTSSAVLFLDLDRFKTINDSLGHETGDQLLVAVARRLEAVLRPGDTVARFGGDEFTILCDELVDQRGEALEIAERLLDAIVRPFPLSGNEEAYLTASIGVSLARADDRPGSVLRDADAAMYRAKEEGKARHVVFDDAMRASAVARLETETALHRAIEREEFEIFYQPIVSLRDARCAGAEALVRWHHPERGLVSPVDFINLAEETGLIVRLGAWVLDEVCRQAAVWQAQAPADDPFVVTANLSARQLSNAALVDQVASALTNSGADPSRIALEITEDVLMDDTAAAMQTLSELEALGVALGVDDFGTGYSSLGYLKRLPVSLVKIDRSFVAGLGRDSEDSAIVTAVVSLAEALDMQVVAEGVETSEQLAELLSLGCDLAQGFFFAPPQPAADLETLVGRGRRWRPPGSSLIESVDHLASHRRRSAPGSWRGT
- a CDS encoding wax ester/triacylglycerol synthase family O-acyltransferase, whose product is MGEYDRLEALDDSFLQLESLDTPMHVGALSVFDGESLIDDSGRFRLADARETVASRLHLVPRFRKRLMEVPLGLGRPIWVDDDRFDVAFHVRLTALPRPGTWEQLAALTTRVQSQLLDRSRPLWEIWFVEGLEDGRIGLIQKTHHAMVDGASGVDVATVLLDFDPEPVHLDPPEWAPEAAPSPVGLLVDSLREQITEPKELVERVGAVVRAPVRAVEQGLGLARSIGTMIGRDTVAPRTSLNKAVGRHRSFDVVRVPLADAKSVREALGGTVNDVVLAAVGAGLDRLLESRGETADHVRAMIPVSVRSDEENLQLGNRVSAMFVNLPTSTPGPAERLDAVREVTSDLKESHQAVGAEFLVGLTRYAVPTLLNLAARAVQHQPFFNLVVTNVPGPQQPLYMLGARMLEAFPIVPLAKNLTIGIAILSYDGALDIGVWADSDAAPDVEVLSAGIEDGFAELRKVADERSPHPA